AGCCAATCAAGATGTCCACCTTCCTTGGATTCGGCCAAAAGTTCCTGGCcgattctatttttgtttcggAAAACCAATAGAAACAGCAGGTAATGCCCTTGCTGCAACCTACAATTTCCACAGAAGTATTATACAGTGATTCTGGGAATTAGCTTCTCACATTAGAACCCATCATCTCCTAAGAAGTCATATACATGACTGGATATGAAGCCTCCATTAAATCAATCCATGCCTTTGAATTATCCTGTCTTgcttcaatttattatttttccatcgCACAACTTACATGCACAAGCTTGATTTCTAGTGGTCTTTCCTTTATTTGTATAAGATGGATAGTGGTCAATTCACTGAACCTTGTACGACAGATGCAGAATTTGTACACTCGATATTGATCATGAAACTGCACTTTATGCCCCTTGATACCGGTTCCAAAGCACTCTGCACAATAATTTGTCTCTTGCTGGTTTTCtcaattcaaatcaaatggGGTTTACTAGTAAGTTGACTTTATGACGTGATTGTACTCTtgaagggaggagggaggaactGAAAGACCGGGAAAAATGTCATGAACTATATCTACAAATCAAGTCAGAGGTGGAGAGCTGCATGGTATACctgagagagaaaagggagagcgATCCTTATAGGAGCATCTTCTCCCGATTGATGTACCAGGCAACACATAATTCTGCATCTAAAAAAATTCCAACCTTTGAACTGTGATGGAATGGAATATATTCGGAGATGGACCATTTTGCTTTTTGGATTCCCTCTCAAACAGCGTAAGCCACGGGCTTTTTATTGTACAGTGTAGGAGGTCTTTTGGCTAATCATTATTCAGACTCAGCTGACTTCTGGACTTGCTGAGCCTCAAGAATAATTATGGACAGGGCTTCTCTGCTTGGCTTTTCAAGCTCTTACTaaatttgttcttcagttttcttttttccttctaatttATGTGGTCTCTCAGGAGTAGAGAAGCTTTTGCCTTTCAGAACTGGTGGATGTAATAATGGACAGCCTTCTCTGTCGCCATAGATGGTATCAAGTGGTTTATTTTCGCATTATCACTCTTCTTATGCAACAATTGAGTTCGGAAAACTTGCACATGTATATATTGGCACATTTATATAAGCCTGGAACATGCCACACTCGATAAATACATTAAAAACATCATGTTGAAAAAATGATCAAGAAGAGGGGGTTATATTAGTTTTGATGAAAGAAGAATCAAATCTGGGGGTCGATGTCCATTTTAGTACTAGATGAGTAAAGAAGACAGCCACAATGTCTCAATTTTGTAGTAGGCGCTAGTTtcacttgttttttgaaaagCAATGGTTATGCCAACTTCTTAGATCAAGAAATATCAATAACCTGCACAAGAAATTCGTGTCCACTTCAGGATGGATCATGCCATGCTCAATCTGTCTCGTCTCTGAGTTCTCATCTCATAAGTAGGAGAACATAAGTGTAATGACAGGCAATGAACATTTGCCCATTCGCATGTCAAAGacaattcattttctttagttCAGATATCATATGGTAAAGACAGGCAATGCAGTGCGACTACTATTTCAGTGGATTTTGTCCCAATATCTTAGGCATATTTGAAGGCTACAGCCTCATTTGGAAGAACTTCAAtgagttttcttttctaaaagttaaaTTATTGTCTTAATTCAACTGCACATAGTCATTTGGTAAGATCTATATAACACTGGCTAGTGGCAAAGCTATCGCTGCAGTGGATTCATCCACTATTCCGAGGAAAGGTCATTGctatcattcattttctttcctgaACCAACTTGATTTTGTGAGCAGCAAGATGGTCGCATCTCCTTACTTCTTTTCTTGGTGTTGGGTGTTCTATCAGTTTATTAGGTGTGGCCCCTGTTAAACTTCTTCAACCTTCCGTTTTGTCCCCTTTCTTCAACCTTTGTATCTGAAGATACACAAACTTCTCATTTGCTTTCGTCATGTATTTCTGTGAGCAATCTTAAGCTTACTTATAATTGGGATTTGTAATTTTAGGGGGAAGGATTGGTTATTGCCAAGTCAAGCAGAAGGAGCTAGACTAAACTGCGCACTGCAGAGAAGTCAAATCAGTAACTTTGATGACGGCGGTCATTTCCTCTTCTTGGTAGGTTTCTCTCTTTCCAGAAGCTGCTATGATGCATGAACTATTATGCCATATGTGTGTTGCGATTTCAATaaaagggagaaggaaaaaacacCCTACATAAGAACCGAATAAGCTTTTGTTTGGCAAGTCCTTTCTAGTTTGGTTTAGCATGTTGACTGAAAATGTCACAAGAAAAACAGAATAGAAACTTGCTGTTGGTCTGGAATGCTCCTTACTGGATGACTATTTGACTTCTGAATTTGCACTGTCTCGAATCCGAATATTGTGTTCTATCATGGTGGAATTCTGCAGAGccattaatttttaaaagtacTCCTTTGGATTGATATTTTGCATAGCCATTCTGCAATGGGTCATGAGATAATTATGCCAAGTCCATTCCATTGAGTATTAAATCTGTTAATGCTAGCTCTGCTCTTTATCGATCATCATTTCTCCTGAGGCATTcaaaattgttcaaagataTTTTTTCGTGCTGATCCCTAAACTCTAGGTGAAAAGATATCagtactttcttttcaattaataaccagtGCTATCAACTCTATTTCATGAGTATACGATCCCCCACAACTGCATCCTACCCTAATTCTTGCTGATGTCTCTGTCAGATGAATGATATCATTGCATTATAATACTTGTGAGGCAGGCATCAGAAATATGGTGCAGTTTAGCTTCGTTGAAGCATTCTCTTCACTTTTTAAAGAACTCAATTCCTCTGCTTTTTACAGTTGATGTGGGTTTAGCTTTATGTGATGAGGCGTATTGTCATTAATTTATATATCCTTTGCATGCAGGAAGATGGTTTTGATTTGGTAACCATAATTAAGGGCGTTGGTTTCTACCGTCGTGGAAAAGGTCTTGACTATGTTTCAGATTGCCTGCCACCAAGCCCTGCTGAAATAAGAAACTATATGAATCGTTCAGGTAACGTTTTTCATCTGAACTTTGTCTTGTGGTCAAAACAGGATGGCAGTTCAAGACACCTAGGAAGTTTACAAATATCATATTTTGTGAACTTAATCCAGCATTTGGTCAGCCAGAGACCTCATGGCTTGATCCACCCTGGTTTTCATGCTTATGATATTCTAAAGGTTTAATGAAACGAAGCTCACAAAAGGAGATTCATGTGATATTCCCAAGGTCTTCTGTGAGTAAAGTGACAACGGTCTTGCTCTTCATGGATGGCCATGGCTCTATCTGAGTACCATACTGTCAAAGAAACATATTCTTCAGTTGACTAGTTTGTTTCCAGAACAAGATAATTGTGTCCTCTTCAAGGGAGTTCCTactttgaatttgtttttaGTCTCTGGACGACTGTTACCTGGCAACTTGCATAATTTTAGATGGTTTGATGAGATAACTGGACCAGTGATGCTGTCAACTTTAAAGGATGGGAGGATTGTTAGAGGTCTGGATGGGCTTACATTGGAGGGGCCAGTTCTATATGTTGGCTATCACATGTTATTAGGCCTCGAACTGTTTCCTATGGTTTTTCGATTACTGAATCAGAGGAACATTCTTTTACGAGGGATAGCACATCCTAAGCTCtttgagaaatacaaaaaaggaCAAACGCTTGACCCGGCATATACTGATGCATTCCGGATGATGGGTGCGGTACCTGTTTCAGGGACCAATTTGTTCAAACTTCTTTCGTCAAAGTGCCATGTCTTACTCTATCCAGGAGGCGTGCCTGAAGCACTTCATCGTAAGGTAATATTGCTACCCTAATATACTGCAGATGCTAGAGATCATATAATTggtgaaataacctgaaatttgaTCGAACTAAGGCAAGCCTTCTGTTCATAGAATCATACGTCTCAGTTGATAGTTTGTTATCACCCCCTCCCATTTACACCTCAGGTATTATCTGTAGTTACGTTACCATGTCTCTTCATATAAAAAGTGCATTTTTGTGGcgacattttattatttttgtttgattgctTTAGCAAAAACGATAGCTGCCCCTACATCAAAATTTCAAGCAATGTCAAGTGTCCATGTCCATGTAAAATTGCCAGGGTGAAGAGTACAAGCTATGTTGGCCAGAGCAGCCTGAGCTTGTCAGGATGGTAGTTCGCTTTGGAGCCAAAATGGTGCCTTTTGTTGCCGTTGGAGAAGATGACTTTGGTGAAGTAAGTCCATAAAATTCAGTTTGCAAGTGAGCTCGTCACCTTCGTGTTTCCGTCATTGTATTTTGGAGATGCAGGGAATTGTTGACAgaatgttttgttttatttgttatctttaaCTGCTTATGTTTTTTGCCGATCGAGTTTGTCTTTTTACTCGAAATTTAAGCAGACAAGTACATGTAAAGGAGGatgctttattttttcttgcatGCAATGATTTTATCGGGCAACTGGCGCAAattgcatttgaaaatctttgaaGTTTAATGGAGATGTCAGAACTTGTCGCAAAGCTTTTAACAGGATAGCATCAACTGAAGTTTGCTTTCAAATGCTCTCATATAATCCTCAAGGGCAATATGCAGTTTGtttcctgaaaataaaaaatttggatcTCGACCCATTAGTTGCATGAAGGCTCAATCCACTGAACATCAGCACCTGTGCATAAATCCAACTCTGATACTTCACGTGCGCATGATTTGATAACATGCTGCAGATGTTCTTCAGTCAATGTCCAGATGGTTGCTTTACTCTGAATTTTGCACCTGGCAGGTCTTTCTCGATTACGATGAGATCCCACTTTTGAGTGACTTGATACAACAACTGACGGAAGATAATGCAGAAGTGAGGTATGAATAGTCCAGCGGATTCCAGTCCATTTTTCCTGTGAATTTACCCACAGTCCCTATTTTCCTTGTCTATTTGTGATGAATAAATATCTTTGGCATGACTTTGGCAGGTCTAACGCAACCAGAGAGGTGCCCAATCAAGATCAGTGCCGTCCTTTGATTCGGCCAAAAATTCCGGGCCGGTTCTATTATTGTTTCGGAAAACCAATTGAAACAGCAGGCATGTCCATTGTTGCAACCCACTTTCCAATTT
Above is a window of Eucalyptus grandis isolate ANBG69807.140 chromosome 9, ASM1654582v1, whole genome shotgun sequence DNA encoding:
- the LOC120288163 gene encoding acyltransferase-like protein At1g54570, chloroplastic isoform X1, producing the protein MVASPYFFSWCWVFYQFIRGKDWLLPSQAEGARLNCALQRSQISNFDDGGHFLFLEDGFDLVTIIKGVGFYRRGKGLDYVSDCLPPSPAEIRNYMNRSGTNLFKLLSSKCHVLLYPGGVPEALHRKGEEYKLCWPEQPELVRMVVRFGAKMVPFVAVGEDDFGEVFLDYDEIPLLSDLIQQLTEDNAEVRSNATREVPNQDQCRPLIRPKIPGRFYYCFGKPIETAGWKRELKNQEKCHELYLQAKSEVESCLAYLREKRESDPYRSIFARLMYQATHGSAFETPTFEL
- the LOC120288163 gene encoding acyltransferase-like protein At1g54570, chloroplastic isoform X2; translation: MDSLLCRHRWGKDWLLPSQAEGARLNCALQRSQISNFDDGGHFLFLEDGFDLVTIIKGVGFYRRGKGLDYVSDCLPPSPAEIRNYMNRSGTNLFKLLSSKCHVLLYPGGVPEALHRKGEEYKLCWPEQPELVRMVVRFGAKMVPFVAVGEDDFGEVFLDYDEIPLLSDLIQQLTEDNAEVRSNATREVPNQDQCRPLIRPKIPGRFYYCFGKPIETAGWKRELKNQEKCHELYLQAKSEVESCLAYLREKRESDPYRSIFARLMYQATHGSAFETPTFEL
- the LOC120288163 gene encoding acyltransferase-like protein At3g26840, chloroplastic isoform X3 encodes the protein MLSTLKDGRIVRGLDGLTLEGPVLYVGYHMLLGLELFPMVFRLLNQRNILLRGIAHPKLFEKYKKGQTLDPAYTDAFRMMGAVPVSGTNLFKLLSSKCHVLLYPGGVPEALHRKGEEYKLCWPEQPELVRMVVRFGAKMVPFVAVGEDDFGEVFLDYDEIPLLSDLIQQLTEDNAEVRSNATREVPNQDQCRPLIRPKIPGRFYYCFGKPIETAGWKRELKNQEKCHELYLQAKSEVESCLAYLREKRESDPYRSIFARLMYQATHGSAFETPTFEL